GGCGACAACGGCCGCGGCAAGACCACCTTGCTCCACGCCTTGGCGGGGATCCTGACACCCGACTCGGGATTAGTGACCCAGATGGGTTCCCTCGTCCTGGTCAAGCAGGACATGTCCACCGAGGGCAACCGGACCGTAGGCGACCTCATCGCCGAAGCGACTGCTCCCTCCAGGTCTGCGCTCGAGGCACTCGACGTGGCGAGCGCTGCACTCGCCGCAGGCGACGACGCGGCTGATACCTACTCTGCCGCCCTCGAGGCCGCCACGCTGCTGGATGCCTGGGATGCCGAAAGGCGCGTGGACATCGCACTGGCAGGCCTGGACGCCTGCAGCGACCGCGCTCGCGTTCTGTCGACCTTGTCGGTGGGCCAGCGCTACCGGGTTCGGCTGGCCGTCGCACTTGGATCTACCCCTGACCTGCTCCTGCTGGACGAGCCCACCAACCACCTGGACGCTGCAGGACTGTCCTTCCTCACTGAGCGCCTGCGTGGCCACCCCGGTGGTCTGGCTCTGGTCAGCCATGACCGCGCTCTGTTGCATGACGTGGCGACCACCTTCCTGGATCTCGACCCGACCCGCGATGGCGTGCCGCGAACCTACGCGGGCGGCTACCAAGGCTGGATCGAAGGCCGCCGACGAGAACGCCTCGCGTGGGAACAAGACCATGCCGCCAAGGTCGCGCAGCACGCAGAACTGACACGCGCTGCAGCCGAAGCACGATCGCGACTGTCCCAGGGCGGATGGAGGCCAGACAAGGGCACAGGCAAGCACCAACGCGCCACACGCGCTGCGGGAGTGGTCCAGGCCTTCAACCGACGCGTCGAAGACCTGGAACGACATGAGATCGACGTGCCGGCACCACCACTGCGTCTGGCGTGGCCCGCCTCGTCGACCCGTGCCGGACAGAGCATCGTGAACGCCACCCAACTCACCGTGAAGGACCGGTTGGACACACCGGTCTCGGTGGACGTGAACGGCGGGGACCGGTTGGTGGTCACCGGACCGAACGGGGCGGGCAAGTCAACCTTGCTGGCAGTTCTCGCACGGCGGCTGGCCCCCACCACGGGAGGCGTGCGAGTGAATCCGAAAGCCCGCATCGCTCTGCTGTCCCAAGAGGTGCCCGACTGGGATCATTCCAGCTCCGCCCACGCGGCGTACGAAGCGTACCTGGCGAAGCTGGGCCGCGGATCCCCGGCTCCAGCTCTGGACTCGCTCGGGTTGCTCGAGGCCTCTGCAACCGGCACGCCCGTGGGGCGTCTATCGCAAGGGCAGCAACGCCGTCTTCATTTAGCCATGTGCTTGGCCCAGGCCCCAGACCTGCTGCTCTTGGACGAACCCACCAATCATTTGTCCTCGAGCCTCGTCGACGACATCACTACCGAGCTCCTGCAGGCCACCTGCGCAGTGATCGTCGCCACGCATGACCGGCAGATGCTCCATGACCTGGCCGACTGGCCTCACCTGAACCTTGACCCGAAGGACATGCCATGAACCCGCTTCACCCCTTGACTATTCGCACGTACCGCCGGCTGTTCGCAGCGATGGTGCTGACCATCTTCGCCCAGGGCGCCTGGGCCCTCTACCTGGCCATGCAAACCCTCGACCTGGGTGCCACGCCCGCCGCACTGTCGGGTGTCGTGGCCTGGAGCGGCATCGGTCTTCTCGTCGGGTCCCTCCCCGCCGGCGTCCTCGCCGACCGAATCCCCAACAAGTCCGTCATCGTGGGCGTGCTTACCCTGAATTTCACGATCGCGACCGCAACGTCCACCGCCGCAATCCTCGACACAGTCACTTTCTGGATGCTCGCGGCCTCTGCCTTCATCATCGGAGCTTCAACCGCCTTCTTCTTCCCCGCCTACACCGCGCTGGTGCCCGTGCTGGTGGACAGCGATGACCTGATGGCCGTCAACGGACTGGAAGGTGCTACCCGCCCCTTGGTCGGACAGGCTCTTGCACCCGCCGCCGTCGGAGCAATCATCGGTGCCAGCGTGCCCGCCGCGGGCGGGTACCTCATCGCAGCAACACTCGGACTGGCCCTGCTCACCGCCCTGCAGCTCCCCGCCCCCACCCCCGCCGAGACCGAGGCCGACGCTTCGGCCGCCTCGCCGATCACCGACCTGGTCGACGGGTTCCGCTATGTCGCTCGCACGCGCTGGGTCCGCTCCAGCGTCCTGTTCGCGGCCGTCATGGGACTGGCCGTAACGGGACCACTCGAAGTTCTCCTGCCTGCTCTCATGCGCTCCTCGCACGACAACGGACCGGCCTTGTACGGGGCTATCCTGGCTGCCCTCGGCGCCGGCGGGCTGATTGGTTCCCTCCTGGCGGGATCGTGGCGCACACCGGAACGCTTCCTGCCCGCCATGGTCGGCGTCTGGGCGCTTGGCTGCCTGCCGCTGTCCATCCCCGCGCTCACCAACAACCCGTGGGCCATCGGCGCAGGCCTCGCCATCTACGGAGGCCTGATCGGGATCGGGATGGTCATCTGGGGCACCGTGCTCCAAGAGCACGTCCCTCTGGAGATGCTCGGCCGGGTCGCCAGCCTCGACTTCTTCATCTCCATCGCCTTCATGCCCCTGTCCATCGCCCTCACCGGCATCCTCAGCCGCCACATTGACACCCACACCCTGTTCATCACCTCCGGCCTCGTGCCTCTTGCGACAGCGGCTCTCCTCGCGGCGCTGGGCCAGCTCCGAATGCCGAGGAAGACGCTTGGCGAGGCAGGGAAGGCCTGATGCGAGTCCACAACTCCCCACCCCAAGCGAGTCTCTCCGGGGTCGTTTCCACGCGCACAACGAGCACAGTCCCCACACGGATCTGTGGGAACCAGCCACCCCTTCCCACGACTGACCAATCTCCCCGGCCAGTACAGCCCACGCACCCGAAGGAGCTGGTTATGTCCTCGACACTGTCTCGCGCGTTCTCGGGTTGAAGCGCCCTGAGTTTGTTGGAGGCTCCTGACCTTGGAAACGAGGATGGAGTCATGCCGAAGGAACTGGCGAATGGGAAGCCGACGACGCGTCGCTACTCGAGCGAGGAGAAGGCCGCTGCGGTGCGGATGGTGAGGACGCTGCGCGCTGAGCTCGGCGTCACGCAGGGGACGGTGCAGCGGGTCGCGACGCAGCTGGGTTACGGGGTCGAGTCCGTGCGGATGTGGGTCAAGCAGGCCGACATCGACGACGGCGTCACCCCGGGCGTGAGCAGCGCCGAAGCGCAGCGGGTGCGGGAGC
The DNA window shown above is from Changpingibacter yushuensis and carries:
- a CDS encoding ATP-binding cassette domain-containing protein produces the protein MDVTVSAGSRLAIVGDNGRGKTTLLHALAGILTPDSGLVTQMGSLVLVKQDMSTEGNRTVGDLIAEATAPSRSALEALDVASAALAAGDDAADTYSAALEAATLLDAWDAERRVDIALAGLDACSDRARVLSTLSVGQRYRVRLAVALGSTPDLLLLDEPTNHLDAAGLSFLTERLRGHPGGLALVSHDRALLHDVATTFLDLDPTRDGVPRTYAGGYQGWIEGRRRERLAWEQDHAAKVAQHAELTRAAAEARSRLSQGGWRPDKGTGKHQRATRAAGVVQAFNRRVEDLERHEIDVPAPPLRLAWPASSTRAGQSIVNATQLTVKDRLDTPVSVDVNGGDRLVVTGPNGAGKSTLLAVLARRLAPTTGGVRVNPKARIALLSQEVPDWDHSSSAHAAYEAYLAKLGRGSPAPALDSLGLLEASATGTPVGRLSQGQQRRLHLAMCLAQAPDLLLLDEPTNHLSSSLVDDITTELLQATCAVIVATHDRQMLHDLADWPHLNLDPKDMP
- a CDS encoding MFS transporter yields the protein MNPLHPLTIRTYRRLFAAMVLTIFAQGAWALYLAMQTLDLGATPAALSGVVAWSGIGLLVGSLPAGVLADRIPNKSVIVGVLTLNFTIATATSTAAILDTVTFWMLAASAFIIGASTAFFFPAYTALVPVLVDSDDLMAVNGLEGATRPLVGQALAPAAVGAIIGASVPAAGGYLIAATLGLALLTALQLPAPTPAETEADASAASPITDLVDGFRYVARTRWVRSSVLFAAVMGLAVTGPLEVLLPALMRSSHDNGPALYGAILAALGAGGLIGSLLAGSWRTPERFLPAMVGVWALGCLPLSIPALTNNPWAIGAGLAIYGGLIGIGMVIWGTVLQEHVPLEMLGRVASLDFFISIAFMPLSIALTGILSRHIDTHTLFITSGLVPLATAALLAALGQLRMPRKTLGEAGKA